The genomic DNA CCGTCCTCCGGTGCGTGGACGCTGGTCCGCATGACCGATCCGACCTGCTGGTTCTGCTCCGACGACGTCCGCACCGACCCGCCCCCGGGCGGCTGGGTGTACGACGACGCCCACTGGCGCGTCGGCCACGCCCCCGCGTCCTACGCCGTCGCGGGGACGACGATCCTGGAGTCACGTCGGCACGTCGCCGACGAGCGCGGCATGTCCGACGCCGAACGGGCCACACTGGCCGACGTCACCGCTCGCACGGTCGAGGCCGTCACGCGGGCGACCGGCTGCGACCGGGTGTACAGGTGGGCGACGATGGACGCGTACGCCCACTTCCACCTCTGGCTGGTGCCCTGGTGGGAGACGTCACCGCTGCGCGGGCCGCGTCGCCTCGTCGACGCCGTCGTCACCGGCGGCGGTACGACGCCCGAGCGCGCGACCGAGACCGCCGCCCGTATCCGCGACGCACTGAGCGCCTCAGTGTGAGCCGGGCTCCGGCGTGCTGCCGTCAGCGCCCTTGCTCTCCTCGCGCTGCTGCGCCTCCTGCTCCTCGCGGTAGCGCACACCGCGCAGCCGGTTGTTCATGCTGCGGAACAGGAAGAAGCAGACCACCGCGAGACCGAACAGCACGACGAAGCCACCCAGGCCCGCCGTGATCTGTGTGCTCGCTGCACCCGAACCACCCATCTCAGGCCTCCTCGCGCGCGCGTACGTCATCCACCACGAGCGTGCGATCGCCCGTCGTGGCCAGCTGGTCGGCGTCGTCCGCCGAGCCCAGGCCGGCGAACAGGTCGTCCTCGACGCCTTCGCCAGGCTGGACGTAGGACAACGTCAGGTCGAAGTCCTCGGTCGGCCAGACCCTGGCCTGCATCTCCTTGGTGATGCGGAAGAAGTTGCCGTCCGGGTCGACCTGGGTGGCATGGGCGAGCAGCGCCTGCTCGCGCTTGCCGAAGTAGTCCGAGCAGGGCACGCGCGTGGTGATGCGCCCCTCCGGCCGGTCACCCCAGTTGGCGATCCACTCGGCGTACGGCGACTCGATGCCCGCCTCGGTCAGCGCCTCGTGGAACGCCGTGAGCTTGGCCCGCGAGAACCCGCGGTCGTAGTAGAGCTTCAGCGGCTGCCACGGCTCGCCTGCGTGCGGGTACGCCGACGCGTCGCCCGCCGCCCGGAACGCCGCGACCGACACCACGTGGCACATGATGTGGTCGGGGTGGGGGTAGCCGCCGTTCTCGTCGTACGTCGTGATCACGTGCGGGCGGAACTCGCGGATCACGCGCACCAGGGCCTCGGTCGTGACGTCGAGCGGCTCGAGCGCGAAGCAGCCCTCGGGCAGCGGCGGCAGCGGATCGCCCTCGGGCAGACCGGAGTCGACGAAGCCCAGCCAGGTGTGCTGCACGCCGAGGATCGCCTGCGCCGCCGCCATCTCACGTCGGCGCACCTTGGGCAGGTCGCGCTCGATCTCGGCATCGCCCTGGAGCCGCGGGTTGAGCACGTCGCCGCGCTCGCCGCCGGTGCACGAGACCACCATGACCTCGTGGCCCTCGGCGGAGTAGCGGGCGAGCGTCGCCGCGCCCTTGCTCGACTCGTCGTCAGGGTGCGCGTGCACGGCCATCAGCCGCAGGCGGTCAGACACGAAAGGCCCCTCGTGGTCAGTCAGTGACGTCGTCATGCGGCTCCCGCCCGGTCAGGGCAGCAGCCGCACCTCCCGCTCGCCCGGTCACGAGCAGGACAACAACGCCTCCTATCCTCTCACTCGGGTCCCGCGCCAGACCGCCTGGCCACCCGAGCACGAGGAGCAGCCGTGGCCATCTCCCGCCCAGCGCCCGGTGAGGGCA from Luteipulveratus halotolerans includes the following:
- a CDS encoding HIT family protein produces the protein MTDPTCWFCSDDVRTDPPPGGWVYDDAHWRVGHAPASYAVAGTTILESRRHVADERGMSDAERATLADVTARTVEAVTRATGCDRVYRWATMDAYAHFHLWLVPWWETSPLRGPRRLVDAVVTGGGTTPERATETAARIRDALSASV
- the mca gene encoding mycothiol conjugate amidase Mca, whose protein sequence is MSDRLRLMAVHAHPDDESSKGAATLARYSAEGHEVMVVSCTGGERGDVLNPRLQGDAEIERDLPKVRRREMAAAQAILGVQHTWLGFVDSGLPEGDPLPPLPEGCFALEPLDVTTEALVRVIREFRPHVITTYDENGGYPHPDHIMCHVVSVAAFRAAGDASAYPHAGEPWQPLKLYYDRGFSRAKLTAFHEALTEAGIESPYAEWIANWGDRPEGRITTRVPCSDYFGKREQALLAHATQVDPDGNFFRITKEMQARVWPTEDFDLTLSYVQPGEGVEDDLFAGLGSADDADQLATTGDRTLVVDDVRAREEA